From Miscanthus floridulus cultivar M001 chromosome 15, ASM1932011v1, whole genome shotgun sequence, the proteins below share one genomic window:
- the LOC136507464 gene encoding uncharacterized protein gives MASTGRTRDIQCHRCKGYGHVMRDCPSKRVMVVKDDGEYSSASDFDEDTLALLAAYHVGSEEQLEEQIGAEDADHYESLIVQCVLSAQMEKEEQNQRHTLFQTKCVIKERSCRLIIDGGSCNNLASSDMAKKLALTTKPHPHPYHIRWLNNSGKVKVTRLVQIHFAIGSYHDVVDCDVVPMEACHILLAIVRDDVAKAKKTKSEIDKTVKSVSSNKDEIRLKGHCLLATKSDINELRTHDCNLYGPIFMVEHK, from the exons ATGGCATCTACAGGTAGAACAAGAGACATTCAGTGTcaccggtgcaagggatatggacatgtgatgcgtgactgtccaagcaagcgtgttatggtcgtcaaagatgatggtgagtattcatctgctagtgattttgatgaagatacacttgctttgcttgctgcttaCCATGTAGGAAGTGAGGAACAACTAGAAGAGCAGATTGGAGCAGAGGATGCAGATCATTATGAGAGCCTCATTGTGCAGTGtgtgcttagtgcacaaatggagaaggagGAGCAAAATCAGCGGCATACactattccaaacaaagtgtgtcattaaagagcgttcgtgccgtttgataattgatggaggtagctgcaacaacttggctagCAGCGATATGGCAAAGAAGCTTGCACTTACAACCAAACCgcacccacatccatatcacattcgatggctcaacaatagtggtaaggttaaGGTAACGAGATTGGTACAAATTCATTTTGCTattggatcatatcatgatgttgttgactgtgatgttgtgcctatggaagcttgtcatattctgctag ctattgtgCGTGATGATGTTGCCAAAGCTAAGAAAACTAAATCTGAGATCGATAAAACTGTCAAATCTGTTAGTAGtaacaaagatgagataagattgaaaggacattgcttgcttgctactaaatctgatattaatgaattg AGAACACACGACTGCAATTTGTATGGCCCAATCTTCATGGTGGAGCATAAGTAA